A single genomic interval of Nonomuraea rubra harbors:
- a CDS encoding pseudouridine synthase, whose protein sequence is MINRRSTPSGDGRGRGRAGGSGRGGRPAFRSDDTRGGFRRDDDNFRGGGPRRESGARDGARDGARDGARRGDSLRADRGGSRARYGGRRDGENASRPSREDRFGREERPGRDDRFGRDDRFGARADRGDRAERADRGARADRGDRGTYGDRGDRGGREARDGRYGRDERYGRDDRFGGRGGDRDDRFRSRDDRFGGRGDRPARDDRFGGRGDGPARDDRFGGRSDRPARDDRFGRGERPVREERYGRSERPVREERYGRGERYERAPRRDDRGGGYRSEGRDDRRDDRRDDRRDEQRRDDRAGGFRAGRSGRREEAAPRAAAGSTRSRYGRRDGDDRQGARAPRTPRRDDVQTIGGGTRRGGGQPGYGSPQHDRVKAARQPIRDRDLYPEGYTDERDTTEVPGGVRLQKVLAQAGVASRRACEEMIGEGRVTVNGQVVRRFGAKVDPAAQVIHVDGKRIPTAPDLVYYALNKPIGVVSTMDDPQGRPCLADYVEELAPRLFHVGRLDTETEGLLLLTNDGELANRLTHPSYGVQKKYWAKVPGPIPRDLGRRLKQGIELEDGIARADAFSIVQEHGQQALVEVVLHEGRKHVVRRMLEEAGHRVIDLARIEFGPVKLGRTKPGTVRALSLKEVGELYAAVKL, encoded by the coding sequence GTGATCAACAGGCGTAGCACCCCGTCCGGTGATGGACGCGGTCGTGGACGCGCGGGCGGCTCCGGCCGTGGTGGGCGTCCCGCCTTCCGCTCCGACGACACCCGCGGCGGTTTCCGCCGCGACGACGACAATTTCCGCGGCGGCGGCCCCCGCCGCGAGAGCGGCGCCCGAGACGGCGCCCGAGACGGCGCCCGCGACGGCGCCCGCCGCGGCGACTCCTTGCGCGCCGACCGGGGCGGTTCCCGCGCCCGGTACGGCGGCAGGCGCGACGGCGAGAACGCGAGCCGTCCCAGCCGCGAAGACCGGTTCGGCCGCGAAGAGCGACCCGGCCGTGATGACCGGTTCGGCCGCGATGACCGCTTCGGCGCCCGCGCCGACCGTGGCGACCGCGCCGAGCGGGCCGACCGTGGCGCCCGCGCCGACCGTGGTGACCGTGGTACCTATGGTGACCGCGGTGACCGCGGCGGACGCGAAGCGCGTGACGGCCGCTATGGCCGCGACGAGCGCTACGGCCGCGATGACCGGTTCGGTGGCCGTGGTGGCGACCGCGACGATCGATTCCGCAGCCGCGATGACCGCTTCGGCGGCCGCGGTGACCGACCTGCCCGTGATGACCGCTTCGGTGGCCGTGGCGACGGTCCCGCTCGCGATGACCGTTTCGGCGGACGTAGTGACCGTCCCGCTCGCGATGACCGCTTCGGACGTGGTGAGCGTCCCGTCCGCGAGGAGCGCTACGGGCGTAGTGAGCGTCCCGTCCGCGAGGAGCGGTACGGGCGTGGCGAGCGTTATGAGCGCGCCCCCCGTCGCGACGATCGGGGCGGCGGTTACCGTTCCGAGGGCCGTGACGACCGGCGTGACGACCGGCGCGACGACCGGCGTGACGAGCAGCGCCGCGACGACCGGGCCGGTGGGTTCCGGGCCGGGCGGAGCGGGCGTCGTGAGGAGGCCGCGCCCAGGGCGGCGGCGGGCTCGACGCGTTCCCGTTACGGCAGGCGCGACGGCGATGACCGCCAGGGCGCCCGCGCACCCCGGACCCCGCGCCGCGACGACGTCCAGACCATCGGCGGAGGCACCAGGCGTGGCGGCGGGCAGCCGGGCTACGGCAGCCCGCAGCACGACCGGGTGAAGGCCGCCCGGCAGCCGATCCGCGACCGCGACCTCTACCCCGAGGGCTACACCGACGAGCGCGACACCACCGAGGTCCCGGGCGGCGTGCGCCTGCAGAAGGTGCTCGCCCAGGCGGGCGTGGCCAGCCGCAGGGCCTGCGAGGAGATGATCGGCGAGGGCCGTGTCACGGTGAACGGCCAGGTCGTCAGGAGGTTCGGCGCCAAGGTCGACCCGGCGGCGCAGGTCATCCACGTGGACGGCAAGCGCATCCCGACCGCCCCCGACCTGGTCTACTACGCGCTGAACAAGCCCATCGGCGTCGTCTCCACGATGGACGACCCGCAGGGCCGCCCATGCCTGGCCGACTACGTCGAGGAGCTGGCGCCACGCCTGTTCCACGTGGGCAGGCTCGACACCGAGACCGAGGGCCTGCTGCTGCTCACCAACGACGGCGAGCTGGCCAACCGGCTGACGCACCCCAGCTACGGCGTGCAGAAGAAGTACTGGGCCAAGGTGCCGGGGCCGATCCCGCGCGACCTGGGCCGCAGGCTCAAGCAGGGCATCGAGCTGGAGGACGGCATCGCCAGGGCCGACGCGTTCTCGATCGTGCAGGAGCACGGCCAGCAGGCGCTGGTCGAGGTCGTGCTGCACGAGGGGCGCAAGCACGTCGTGCGGCGGATGCTGGAGGAGGCCGGTCACCGCGTGATCGACCTGGCCAGGATCGAGTTCGGGCCGGTGAAGCTGGGCAGGACCAAGCCGGGCACCGTCAGAGCGCTGAGCTTGAAGGAAGTCGGCGAGCTGTACGCGGCGGTGAAGCTGTAA
- the scpB gene encoding SMC-Scp complex subunit ScpB — MEAALEAILLVVDEPVAEVTLAQVLERPTHEVSAALRELAAEYTAAGRGFDLREVAGGWRFYTRADCAQLVERFVRDGQQTRLTQAALETLAVVAYRQPVSRARVAAVRGVNSDGVMRTLVARGLVEEAGTDPESQAVLYRTSSYFLERLGLRDLSELPELAPFLPDDVENLEETTK, encoded by the coding sequence ATGGAGGCCGCGTTGGAGGCTATCCTGCTAGTGGTCGACGAACCTGTTGCCGAGGTGACTCTCGCTCAGGTGCTGGAGCGCCCCACGCACGAGGTGAGTGCCGCCCTGCGCGAGCTGGCGGCGGAATACACCGCCGCCGGGCGGGGTTTTGACCTGAGAGAAGTCGCGGGCGGCTGGCGGTTCTACACGCGAGCCGACTGCGCGCAACTGGTCGAGCGGTTCGTACGCGACGGCCAGCAGACGCGGCTGACCCAGGCCGCGCTGGAGACACTAGCGGTCGTGGCCTACCGGCAACCGGTGAGCCGTGCCCGCGTCGCCGCTGTCCGCGGCGTCAACAGCGACGGCGTCATGCGAACGCTCGTCGCCAGGGGGCTGGTCGAGGAGGCCGGCACCGACCCGGAGAGCCAGGCAGTGCTCTACCGGACAAGCTCATACTTCCTTGAACGTCTGGGACTGCGGGACCTGAGCGAGCTCCCCGAGCTCGCGCCCTTCCTCCCGGACGACGTGGAGAATCTCGAGGAGACAACAAAGTGA
- a CDS encoding segregation and condensation protein A translates to MTTEQPPPQGFQVHLDVFEGPFDLLLGLIAKHKLDITEVSLSKVTDEFIAYIRSRGPEWDLDQTSHFLLVAATLLDLKAARLLPTGEVEDEEDLALLEARDLLFARLLQYKAYKEVAKVFAGRMAEEALRFPRTVAMEEQFANLLPELILGIGPEQLARIAAKAFTPKLPPTVNLGHVYQPLASVKEQAAILVMHLRRLRRATFRALVADCDGTIEVIARFLAVLELFRESAVTFEQIEPLGDLHVTWTGSDEGDVAVGDDYEESAEKPSHD, encoded by the coding sequence CGACCTGCTCCTCGGCCTCATCGCCAAGCACAAGCTCGACATCACCGAGGTCTCGCTCTCCAAGGTCACCGACGAGTTCATCGCCTACATCCGCTCCCGCGGCCCCGAGTGGGACCTCGACCAGACCAGCCACTTCCTGCTGGTCGCGGCCACCCTGCTCGACCTCAAGGCGGCCCGCCTGCTGCCCACCGGCGAGGTGGAGGACGAGGAGGACCTGGCGCTGCTGGAGGCCAGGGACCTGCTGTTCGCGCGGCTGCTGCAGTACAAGGCGTACAAAGAGGTGGCCAAGGTCTTCGCCGGGCGGATGGCGGAGGAGGCGCTGCGCTTCCCGCGTACCGTGGCGATGGAGGAGCAGTTCGCCAACCTGCTGCCCGAGCTGATCCTCGGCATCGGCCCCGAGCAGCTCGCCCGCATCGCCGCCAAGGCCTTCACCCCCAAACTGCCGCCCACCGTCAACCTGGGGCACGTCTACCAGCCGCTGGCGAGCGTCAAGGAGCAGGCGGCGATCCTCGTCATGCACCTGCGCCGGCTCCGGCGCGCCACCTTCCGCGCGCTGGTGGCCGACTGCGACGGCACCATCGAGGTCATCGCCCGGTTCCTGGCCGTGCTGGAGCTCTTCCGGGAGTCGGCGGTGACGTTCGAGCAGATCGAGCCGCTGGGGGACCTGCACGTGACGTGGACGGGCTCCGACGAGGGGGACGTCGCGGTGGGGGACGACTACGAGGAATCCGCGGAGAAACCATCCCATGACTGA